From one Rhodanobacteraceae bacterium genomic stretch:
- a CDS encoding prepilin-type N-terminal cleavage/methylation domain-containing protein, producing the protein MRQRGFTLLEILVVVAVIAIISGAVLLSARGTAGDRAVEDEAQRMYRVLQLLCDEAVIEGRFAGFGYALDKYAGYELGANGWKMVERSGPLQIHPVRAGLALVEPGADEPLPKILPEKPQLLCAPTGDIGEHDIVIALVGAREGWRVALNREGVSELGRWDGKP; encoded by the coding sequence ATGCGCCAGCGCGGTTTCACGCTGCTGGAGATCCTGGTGGTGGTCGCCGTGATCGCCATCATCTCCGGCGCCGTGTTGCTGTCGGCGCGCGGCACCGCCGGCGACCGGGCGGTCGAGGACGAGGCGCAGCGCATGTACCGCGTGCTGCAACTGCTGTGCGACGAGGCGGTGATCGAAGGACGGTTTGCAGGTTTCGGTTATGCGCTGGACAAGTACGCCGGCTACGAGCTCGGCGCGAATGGCTGGAAGATGGTGGAGCGCAGCGGGCCGCTGCAGATCCATCCGGTGCGCGCCGGACTGGCCCTGGTCGAGCCGGGCGCCGACGAGCCGCTGCCGAAGATCCTGCCAGAGAAACCACAACTGCTGTGCGCGCCCACCGGCGACATCGGCGAGCACGACATCGTCATCGCCCTTGTAGGTGCCCGCGAAGGGTGGCGTGTCGCATTGAATCGCGAGGGCGTCAGCGAGCTCGGGCGTTGGGACGGAAAGCCGTGA
- the gspG gene encoding type II secretion system major pseudopilin GspG, producing MRLPYRTTRAQRGFTLLEIMVVVAIIAILSTVVVVNLVGRVDEAKISRATSDIQSLASALQLYKMDNGQYPSTQQGLEALMQRPSGNPPAPNWKPYVSKLPTDPWNQPYQYLSPGQRGDFDVYSMGADGKPGGEGEGADIGNW from the coding sequence ATGCGATTGCCGTACCGCACCACGCGCGCCCAGCGCGGCTTCACGCTGCTCGAGATCATGGTGGTGGTCGCGATCATTGCGATCCTGTCGACTGTGGTGGTGGTCAACCTGGTTGGTCGGGTGGATGAAGCCAAGATTTCGCGTGCAACGAGCGACATCCAGTCGCTTGCTTCTGCCCTGCAGCTGTACAAGATGGACAACGGTCAGTATCCGAGCACGCAGCAGGGCCTGGAGGCGCTGATGCAGCGGCCCAGCGGGAATCCGCCGGCGCCGAACTGGAAGCCCTATGTCTCCAAGTTGCCGACAGATCCGTGGAACCAACCTTACCAGTACCTGAGCCCCGGCCAGCGTGGCGATTTCGACGTCTATTCGATGGGCGCCGACGGCAAGCCGGGCGGCGAGGGCGAGGGAGCGGACATCGGGAACTGGTGA
- a CDS encoding adenosylmethionine--8-amino-7-oxononanoate transaminase, with protein MTRNAALAARDLKVLWHPCTQMSDHEWLPMVPIVRGQGCWLEDADGKRYFDAVSSWWVNLFGHAHPHISEAVAQQAATLEHVILAGFTHEPAVTLAERLLALAGQPYAKVLYADSGSAAIEIALKLSFHYWRNCGEAARTRFVVLDGGYHGETLGALSMTQVPLYRETYGPLLLQPLVAPAPVDGGIAAADAAADALDALLAAHADEVCAVLVEPLVQCAAGMRMHHPRFLLRLREICSRHRVHWIGDEIAVGFGRTGSLFAHQQAGVKPDFLCLAKGLTGGYLPLSAVLTSDAVYQAFYDDYASLRAFLHSHSYSGNALACAAANATLDLLDDPALMPRIERLGAALEQALSPLLGHRHVTRLRRTGLIVAADLVDSDGAPWPWQQRRGLRVYQHGLAQGALLRPLANTVYFMPPYAASEDELRWLAGVAIEGIGIASR; from the coding sequence ATGACCCGCAACGCCGCCCTCGCCGCACGCGATCTCAAGGTCCTGTGGCATCCGTGCACGCAGATGTCGGACCACGAATGGCTGCCGATGGTTCCGATCGTCCGCGGCCAGGGTTGCTGGCTGGAGGATGCCGACGGCAAGCGCTATTTCGATGCGGTGTCGTCCTGGTGGGTCAACCTGTTCGGGCACGCGCACCCGCACATCAGCGAGGCGGTCGCGCAGCAGGCGGCGACGCTGGAGCACGTGATCCTCGCCGGCTTCACCCATGAGCCCGCGGTGACCCTGGCCGAGCGCCTGCTGGCGCTCGCGGGGCAGCCCTACGCCAAGGTGCTGTACGCCGATTCGGGCTCGGCGGCGATCGAGATCGCCCTCAAGCTCAGCTTCCACTACTGGCGCAACTGTGGCGAGGCTGCGCGCACGCGTTTCGTGGTTCTGGACGGCGGCTACCACGGCGAGACCCTGGGCGCGCTGTCGATGACCCAGGTGCCGCTGTACCGGGAAACCTACGGGCCGCTGCTGCTGCAGCCGCTGGTAGCGCCGGCGCCGGTCGATGGCGGCATCGCCGCGGCGGATGCGGCCGCCGATGCACTCGATGCGCTGCTTGCCGCACACGCGGACGAGGTCTGCGCGGTGCTGGTCGAGCCACTGGTGCAGTGCGCCGCCGGCATGCGCATGCACCACCCGCGGTTCCTGCTGCGCCTGCGCGAGATCTGCAGCCGCCACCGGGTGCACTGGATCGGCGACGAGATCGCGGTGGGCTTCGGTCGCACCGGCAGCCTGTTCGCGCACCAGCAAGCGGGGGTGAAGCCGGATTTCCTGTGCCTGGCCAAGGGCCTGACCGGCGGCTACCTGCCGCTGTCGGCAGTGCTGACCAGTGACGCGGTGTACCAGGCTTTTTACGACGATTACGCCAGCTTGCGCGCCTTCCTGCATTCGCACAGCTACAGCGGCAATGCGCTCGCGTGTGCGGCGGCGAATGCCACCCTGGACCTGCTCGACGATCCGGCGCTGATGCCGCGCATCGAGCGCCTGGGCGCCGCACTGGAGCAGGCGCTGTCGCCTTTGCTTGGCCACCGGCATGTGACGCGGCTGCGACGCACGGGACTGATCGTGGCCGCCGACCTGGTCGATTCCGATGGCGCTCCCTGGCCGTGGCAGCAGCGCCGCGGCCTGCGGGTCTACCAGCATGGGCTGGCGCAGGGCGCGCTGCTGCGGCCGCTCGCCAACACTGTCTACTTCATGCCGCCCTATGCCGCCAGCGAGGACGAATTGCGCTGGCTCGCCGGGGTGGCCATCGAGGGCATCGGAATTGCCTCGCGGTAG
- a CDS encoding cold-shock protein has translation MSDRQVGTVKWFNDAKGFGFISREGGEDVFVHFRAIQGNGFKTLKEGQKVSFKVVKGQKGFQAEEVQAI, from the coding sequence ATGTCGGATCGTCAGGTCGGCACCGTCAAGTGGTTCAACGACGCCAAGGGCTTTGGGTTCATCAGCCGTGAAGGCGGTGAGGACGTGTTCGTGCACTTCCGCGCCATTCAGGGCAATGGCTTCAAGACCCTGAAGGAAGGCCAGAAGGTGAGCTTCAAGGTCGTCAAGGGCCAGAAGGGCTTCCAGGCCGAGGAAGTGCAGGCGATCTGA
- a CDS encoding diguanylate cyclase, with protein MRWTVALFAAFCCLLALKPAPLTAATLAPVDSLPLAVAEQLPAADDAPGRDLRRFYRLDRSAAEGGAILLLVLERDRGQRVAIYRADGRLIQELPVSTAPAPALAGLRGAGLPLSPQAASAGTLYIVVDSVLGVHPRLRVETPMQFHQRERAVWIYEVTLASALVMLMVLSLAFSLILREPGYLAYVGFLQMMFLAITLRHPLAFRNAELLHLSPERIAALGVLVSTIAALAAVTLLRAVSGIGLRYPRGARAMQWIALAGIAAGVVDVLTIRSHFTLAQFSFNLVNLSFGANATLSAWLLLGAAWSGGRTARMFLLGWVPMVLVGAWFSIGSLVGLPQTQDPHRWVLFACVLQGLGWAVALGDRALSLQRERDRAWALAELDELTGLPNRRMLDREIGEARVGWLMVCDLDFFKVVNDRHGHAVGDRCLVHFAQCLRESLAGAAVFGRYGGEEFVAIVPGGSRDDVRELAERLRERTASTPVHVDGDQHRLTVSIGVAALEGDDPRAALKRADQAMYQAKAGGRNRVELAA; from the coding sequence ATGCGCTGGACAGTCGCCCTCTTCGCCGCATTCTGTTGCCTGCTGGCGCTCAAGCCAGCTCCGCTCACGGCGGCGACGCTGGCGCCAGTCGACAGTCTGCCACTGGCGGTGGCCGAGCAGCTCCCGGCGGCGGATGACGCGCCTGGCCGCGACCTGCGACGTTTCTACCGGCTCGATCGCTCGGCGGCAGAGGGCGGCGCCATTCTGCTGCTCGTACTGGAGCGCGACCGCGGCCAGCGCGTGGCGATCTACCGCGCGGACGGCCGCCTGATCCAGGAACTGCCGGTATCCACCGCACCGGCACCCGCGCTGGCTGGGCTGCGCGGTGCCGGTTTGCCGCTGTCGCCGCAGGCGGCGTCGGCGGGGACGCTGTACATCGTGGTCGACTCGGTGCTCGGCGTGCACCCGCGGCTGCGGGTCGAGACGCCGATGCAGTTTCATCAGCGCGAACGCGCCGTCTGGATCTACGAGGTGACATTGGCCTCGGCGCTCGTGATGTTGATGGTCCTGAGCCTCGCCTTCAGCCTGATCCTGCGCGAGCCCGGTTACCTGGCCTATGTCGGATTCCTGCAGATGATGTTCCTGGCGATCACGCTCAGGCATCCACTGGCCTTCCGCAATGCCGAGCTTTTGCATCTTTCGCCAGAACGGATCGCGGCCTTGGGTGTGCTGGTGTCGACGATTGCCGCGCTGGCCGCGGTGACCTTGCTACGCGCCGTCAGTGGCATCGGTTTGCGCTACCCGCGGGGAGCGCGCGCGATGCAGTGGATCGCCCTGGCGGGCATCGCCGCGGGCGTGGTCGACGTGCTCACCATCCGCTCCCACTTCACCCTGGCGCAGTTCAGCTTCAACCTCGTCAATCTGAGTTTCGGTGCGAATGCCACCCTGAGCGCATGGCTGTTGCTGGGCGCTGCGTGGTCGGGAGGACGTACCGCTCGAATGTTCCTGCTCGGCTGGGTGCCGATGGTGCTGGTCGGTGCCTGGTTCAGCATCGGCAGCCTGGTCGGATTGCCGCAGACCCAGGATCCGCACCGCTGGGTGCTGTTCGCCTGCGTGCTCCAGGGACTTGGCTGGGCGGTGGCGCTGGGTGACCGCGCACTGTCGCTGCAGCGCGAACGCGACCGCGCGTGGGCGCTGGCGGAACTCGATGAACTGACCGGGCTGCCCAACCGGCGCATGCTCGATCGCGAGATCGGCGAGGCACGCGTGGGCTGGCTGATGGTCTGCGATCTCGATTTCTTCAAGGTGGTCAATGATCGTCACGGGCATGCCGTGGGCGACCGCTGCCTGGTGCATTTCGCGCAATGCCTGCGCGAATCCTTGGCGGGCGCTGCGGTGTTCGGCCGCTATGGCGGGGAAGAGTTCGTGGCCATCGTGCCCGGCGGCAGCCGCGACGATGTCAGGGAACTCGCCGAGCGCCTGCGCGAACGCACCGCGAGTACGCCGGTGCATGTAGATGGCGATCAGCATCGGCTGACGGTGAGCATCGGCGTGGCTGCGCTCGAAGGCGATGACCCGCGGGCTGCGCTCAAGCGCGCCGACCAGGCGATGTACCAGGCGAAGGCGGGCGGGCGTAATCGGGTCGAACTGGCCGCGTGA
- a CDS encoding molybdopterin-dependent oxidoreductase produces MSSVHRYRACPLCEAICGLDFRFDDGHLAAIRGDDADPFSAGHICPKGNAILDLEADPDRLRLPQRRTAAGWETIGWDEAFAYAGERLAAIQAAHGADAVAAYAGNPNVHHFGHIAYLPQLLRALGSRNVYSASSVDQWPHQLVAWAMYGHQFLIPIADIDRTDFLLMLGANPVASNGSLLTAPGMPRRLKALAQRGRLVVVDPRRTETAELASQHLAIRPGSDAWLLLALLQRLRTLGPPRLDAYAGRIQGFDEAMGAVAAVAVGDIEARTGIPATAVDALARGLHAAPTAAVYGRMGLSTQRYGSLCQWLIQLLNLYTGNLDRAGGVLPNDPVLPITGPRTSKGHRGRWRSRVRGLPEFAGELPVAALAEEILTPGEGQVRALLTCAGNPVLSTPDGRGLDRALESLEFMLSIDIYVNETTRHADLILPPTSFLSQHHYDSVFNAFAVRQVARWNAPLLPQPEEERADWQIIGGLGVAYARACGREWRALPPPAVMIEAGLRAAGKVDIEALKSAEHGLDLGPLEPSLLRRLETASGKIECTPDFLVAELERLLADAPASDPLALQLIGRRDPRDNNSWMHNAPRLIKGKPRHQLRMHPADLAARGLTDGARVSVRSRVGSIETEVQADASLRPGVASLPHGHGHDRADIGWTRAATLPGASYNDLSDPLSLDVPSGNAALNGMVVWVEGARRAER; encoded by the coding sequence ATGTCCAGTGTCCACCGCTACCGCGCCTGCCCGCTGTGCGAGGCGATCTGCGGGCTCGATTTCCGTTTCGACGACGGCCACCTCGCGGCGATTCGCGGCGACGACGCCGATCCCTTCAGCGCGGGCCACATCTGCCCCAAGGGGAACGCGATCCTCGACCTGGAAGCCGATCCCGATCGCCTGCGGCTGCCGCAGCGGCGCACCGCCGCCGGTTGGGAAACGATTGGCTGGGACGAGGCCTTCGCCTACGCCGGCGAGCGCCTGGCGGCGATCCAGGCGGCGCACGGCGCCGATGCGGTGGCCGCCTACGCCGGCAACCCGAACGTGCATCATTTCGGGCACATCGCCTATCTGCCGCAACTGCTGCGCGCGCTCGGCAGTCGCAATGTCTATTCGGCGTCCTCGGTGGATCAGTGGCCGCACCAGCTGGTGGCCTGGGCGATGTACGGCCACCAGTTCCTGATCCCGATCGCCGACATCGACCGCACGGATTTCCTGCTGATGCTGGGCGCCAATCCGGTCGCCTCCAACGGCAGCCTGCTGACCGCACCCGGAATGCCGCGCCGGCTGAAGGCACTGGCGCAGCGCGGACGGCTGGTGGTGGTGGACCCGCGGCGCACGGAGACGGCGGAACTGGCCAGCCAGCACCTCGCCATCCGGCCCGGCAGCGATGCCTGGCTGCTGCTCGCGCTGCTGCAACGGCTGCGGACGCTCGGCCCGCCCAGGCTGGATGCCTATGCCGGCCGGATCCAGGGTTTCGATGAGGCCATGGGCGCCGTTGCGGCGGTCGCGGTCGGCGATATCGAGGCCCGCACCGGCATTCCGGCCACCGCAGTCGACGCACTGGCGCGCGGCCTGCACGCCGCGCCCACCGCCGCGGTGTACGGGCGCATGGGGCTGTCGACCCAGCGCTATGGCAGCCTGTGCCAATGGCTGATCCAGCTGCTCAACCTCTACACCGGCAATCTTGACCGCGCCGGCGGCGTGCTGCCCAACGACCCGGTGTTGCCGATCACCGGCCCGCGCACCTCGAAGGGTCACCGTGGCCGCTGGCGCAGCCGTGTGCGCGGGCTGCCCGAGTTTGCCGGCGAGCTACCGGTGGCTGCGCTGGCCGAGGAGATCCTGACGCCGGGCGAAGGACAGGTGCGCGCACTGCTGACCTGCGCCGGCAACCCGGTGCTGTCGACACCGGACGGGCGCGGCCTGGACCGCGCGCTGGAATCGCTGGAGTTCATGCTCAGCATCGACATCTACGTCAACGAGACCACCCGCCACGCCGACCTGATCCTGCCACCCACCAGCTTCCTCAGCCAGCACCACTACGATTCGGTGTTCAACGCCTTCGCGGTGCGCCAGGTGGCGCGCTGGAACGCACCTTTGCTGCCGCAGCCGGAGGAGGAGCGCGCCGACTGGCAGATCATCGGCGGCCTCGGCGTTGCCTACGCCCGCGCGTGCGGCCGCGAATGGCGCGCGCTGCCGCCGCCGGCGGTCATGATCGAAGCCGGGCTGCGTGCTGCCGGCAAGGTGGATATCGAGGCCCTGAAGTCCGCCGAACATGGCCTCGACCTCGGCCCGCTGGAACCTTCGCTGCTGCGCCGGCTGGAGACCGCCAGCGGGAAGATCGAATGCACGCCCGACTTCCTCGTCGCCGAACTCGAACGACTGCTTGCCGACGCGCCCGCAAGCGATCCGCTGGCACTGCAGCTGATCGGCCGGCGCGACCCGCGCGACAACAATTCCTGGATGCACAACGCGCCGCGCCTGATCAAGGGCAAGCCGCGCCACCAGTTGCGCATGCATCCGGCCGACCTCGCCGCCCGCGGGCTCACCGACGGCGCCCGCGTGTCCGTGCGCTCACGCGTTGGCAGCATCGAGACCGAGGTCCAGGCCGACGCCAGCCTGCGCCCCGGCGTCGCCAGCCTTCCGCACGGCCATGGCCATGACCGCGCCGACATCGGCTGGACCCGCGCCGCCACCCTCCCGGGCGCCAGCTACAACGACCTCAGCGATCCCTTGTCGCTCGATGTTCCCAGCGGGAATGCGGCGCTGAACGGGATGGTGGTGTGGGTGGAGGGCGCTCGACGAGCTGAGCGATGA
- a CDS encoding MBL fold metallo-hydrolase, which translates to MASIQFLGAAGEVTGSCHLLRAAGKKILLDCGMIQGGREEDARNRERFPFDPADIDAVVLSHAHIDHSGRLPLLVKRGYRGKIHTQSATADLVKVMLEDAARLAEQDVEHANRMRERRGLKLLEPLYELADVTEAIGRIQGVEYDTRIELFPGIHLRLQDAGHILGAAIVEIWIDEGTGERKLVFSGDIGPDGTPIMRDATPVHDADLVLMESTYGDRLHRPRDQTIVEIGEVLDAARGSGGNVIIPAFAVGRTQELLYWFAHHYEEWGMQRWRVHLDSPMASKVVDVYRRHMHLFDREGRAQWPKGEDPFTLPNLRFVDSMEESQQLNRQARGNIIIAGSGMCNGGRVRHHLKHNLWRPAAHVLIVGYQAQNTLGRQLVDGHSSVRIFNEIIRVNAKIHTVGGLSAHADQQGLLNWYGHFKKHPPVYLVHGENGAREILAGKLRAAYGCEASLARPGMEREI; encoded by the coding sequence ATGGCCAGCATCCAGTTCCTCGGCGCTGCCGGTGAAGTCACCGGTTCCTGCCACCTGCTGCGCGCCGCCGGCAAGAAGATCCTGCTCGACTGCGGGATGATCCAGGGCGGGCGCGAGGAGGATGCGCGCAACCGCGAACGCTTTCCTTTCGACCCGGCCGATATCGACGCGGTGGTCCTGAGCCATGCGCACATCGATCACAGCGGCCGCCTGCCGCTGCTGGTGAAGCGTGGTTATCGCGGCAAGATCCATACGCAGAGCGCCACCGCCGACCTGGTCAAGGTCATGCTGGAGGACGCGGCGCGGCTGGCCGAGCAGGACGTGGAACACGCCAACCGCATGCGCGAGCGCCGCGGCCTGAAGCTGCTCGAACCCTTGTACGAACTGGCGGATGTCACCGAGGCTATCGGCCGGATCCAGGGCGTCGAGTACGACACCCGGATCGAGCTGTTCCCGGGCATCCACCTCAGGCTGCAGGACGCCGGGCACATCCTTGGCGCAGCGATCGTCGAGATCTGGATCGACGAGGGCACCGGCGAGCGCAAGCTGGTGTTCAGCGGCGACATCGGCCCGGACGGCACGCCGATCATGCGCGACGCCACGCCGGTGCACGATGCCGACCTGGTGTTGATGGAAAGCACCTACGGCGACCGCCTGCACCGCCCGCGCGACCAGACCATCGTCGAGATCGGCGAGGTGCTGGACGCCGCGCGCGGCAGCGGGGGCAACGTGATCATCCCGGCCTTCGCCGTGGGGCGCACCCAGGAGCTGCTGTACTGGTTCGCGCACCACTACGAGGAATGGGGCATGCAGCGCTGGCGCGTGCACCTGGACAGCCCGATGGCCTCCAAGGTGGTCGACGTCTATCGCCGCCATATGCACCTGTTCGACCGCGAGGGACGCGCCCAGTGGCCCAAGGGCGAGGACCCGTTCACCCTGCCCAACCTGCGCTTCGTCGACTCGATGGAGGAGTCGCAGCAGCTCAACCGCCAGGCGCGCGGCAACATCATCATCGCCGGGTCGGGCATGTGCAACGGCGGCCGCGTGCGCCATCACCTCAAGCACAACCTCTGGCGCCCGGCGGCGCATGTGCTGATCGTCGGCTACCAGGCGCAGAACACCCTCGGCCGGCAACTGGTCGACGGGCACTCCTCGGTGCGCATCTTCAACGAGATCATCCGCGTCAACGCGAAGATCCACACCGTCGGCGGGCTGTCCGCGCACGCCGACCAGCAGGGGCTGCTGAACTGGTACGGGCACTTCAAGAAGCACCCGCCGGTCTACCTGGTGCACGGCGAAAACGGCGCGCGCGAGATTCTCGCCGGCAAGCTGCGCGCCGCCTACGGTTGCGAGGCCTCACTGGCGCGGCCGGGGATGGAACGCGAGATCTGA
- a CDS encoding HIT family protein — protein sequence MTTFDLDPRLAADSELLALIDDIEVRAMRRVPWPWLLLAPRVAGASELFDLDEAQRAALWQLTLELSEGLKRATAADKINVGALGNVVAQLHVHIIARHRTDPAWPAPVWGRSEVPLDEAADAARRDTLCALVDQISRSIPGRASEASQP from the coding sequence ATGACCACCTTCGATCTCGATCCGCGCCTCGCCGCGGACAGCGAACTGCTCGCGCTGATCGACGATATCGAGGTGCGCGCGATGCGTCGCGTGCCCTGGCCGTGGTTGCTGCTGGCACCGCGGGTGGCGGGCGCCAGCGAGTTGTTCGACCTCGATGAGGCGCAACGTGCTGCACTGTGGCAGCTCACGCTGGAATTGTCGGAGGGACTCAAGCGGGCAACCGCAGCCGACAAGATCAATGTCGGCGCGCTCGGCAATGTGGTCGCGCAGCTGCATGTGCACATCATCGCGCGCCATCGCACGGACCCGGCCTGGCCGGCGCCGGTGTGGGGGCGCAGCGAGGTGCCGCTCGACGAGGCGGCGGACGCGGCGCGCAGGGACACACTGTGCGCGCTGGTCGATCAGATCTCGCGTTCCATCCCCGGCCGCGCCAGTGAGGCCTCGCAACCGTAG
- a CDS encoding tetratricopeptide repeat protein yields the protein MNGDARIRRLHELANRLCEEGKYRASQRVFEQAMALAEKSLGRDSVALVPLLNDLGLLAKYSGDFEHAEATYERALALAAGALGPDHPELATLYHNLGGLAHARGAFAHGEPLARRAVELRERVLGDDHRLVVADRVAWAALLDGLGRFEESEPVYRHALRVYEASGDNFEIATTLNNLAMVCMAKQDFEEAGVHLERSLALKDQLLGPRHPDLGLALNNLGLLRKQQGRWREARNLYLRALDIFDCSLQPGHPRHLACRRNLEKLERMDADLSGAHPHHCMDPGWQPTKPRIEAGESSGQQ from the coding sequence ATGAACGGCGATGCCCGGATCCGGCGGTTGCATGAACTCGCCAACCGGCTATGCGAGGAAGGCAAATACCGAGCGTCGCAGCGAGTCTTCGAGCAGGCAATGGCTTTGGCCGAAAAGAGCCTGGGAAGGGACTCCGTCGCCTTGGTCCCCTTGCTCAATGACCTCGGCTTGCTGGCGAAGTACAGCGGCGATTTCGAGCATGCCGAGGCGACATACGAGCGCGCGCTCGCCCTTGCTGCTGGTGCGCTCGGCCCCGACCATCCGGAGCTCGCCACGCTCTACCACAACCTTGGCGGCCTCGCGCATGCGCGAGGCGCCTTTGCCCATGGTGAGCCGCTGGCGAGGCGAGCGGTCGAGCTACGTGAGCGGGTACTGGGGGACGATCATCGCTTGGTGGTGGCGGACCGCGTGGCTTGGGCGGCGTTACTGGACGGCCTCGGCCGGTTCGAGGAATCGGAACCGGTTTACCGGCATGCTTTGCGCGTTTACGAAGCGTCCGGCGATAACTTCGAGATCGCGACGACGCTGAACAACCTGGCAATGGTCTGCATGGCCAAGCAGGATTTCGAGGAGGCCGGGGTACATCTGGAGCGATCACTGGCCCTGAAGGATCAACTGTTAGGTCCTCGGCACCCGGACCTCGGATTGGCTCTCAACAATCTGGGGCTCTTGCGCAAGCAACAGGGACGTTGGCGCGAGGCTCGCAACTTGTACCTGCGCGCCCTGGACATTTTCGACTGCAGCTTGCAGCCGGGGCACCCGCGCCATCTTGCTTGTCGTCGGAATCTGGAAAAACTTGAGCGGATGGACGCTGATCTTTCAGGCGCGCACCCGCATCACTGCATGGATCCCGGATGGCAACCAACCAAGCCTAGAATCGAAGCTGGCGAAAGCAGCGGGCAGCAATGA
- a CDS encoding RNA 3'-terminal phosphate cyclase, whose product MDARTLTIDGSRGEGGGQILRTALSLSVLQQRPVRIERIRAGRAKPGLMRQHLMCVKAAAAISAADVRGDVLGSTALEFVPNALVGGAQHFAIGTAGSAMLVLQTVLPPLLRADAESRICIEGGTHNLLAPSADFIQRCFLPQLARMGARVSLAVEKVGLFPAGGGRVVAKIVPGALRPVEILERGARIGIGAEALIAAVPEHVALREITRVADRFKLRREALSHRDLGNRTGPGNVLSVHAEFEQVCELATAHGQRGVPAEAVADQACDALQAWLDSGAPVGEHLADQLLLPLWLAGSGGFVTGAVSGHLASNAELINRFEGPQVRIGGLGAGLHHVSVS is encoded by the coding sequence ATGGACGCACGAACCCTCACCATCGACGGCTCCCGCGGCGAAGGCGGCGGCCAGATCCTGCGTACCGCGCTCAGCCTGTCGGTGCTGCAGCAGCGGCCGGTGCGCATCGAGCGTATCCGCGCCGGGCGCGCGAAGCCGGGGCTGATGCGTCAGCACCTGATGTGCGTGAAGGCCGCGGCGGCGATCTCGGCTGCGGACGTGCGCGGCGACGTGTTGGGCTCTACCGCCCTTGAGTTCGTGCCGAACGCGCTGGTAGGCGGCGCGCAGCATTTTGCGATCGGCACCGCCGGCAGCGCGATGCTGGTGCTGCAGACGGTGCTGCCGCCGCTGCTGCGTGCTGATGCAGAGAGCCGCATCTGCATCGAGGGCGGCACGCACAACCTGCTGGCGCCGAGCGCCGACTTCATCCAGCGCTGTTTTTTGCCGCAGCTCGCACGCATGGGCGCGCGGGTGTCGCTCGCGGTCGAGAAGGTCGGTCTGTTTCCGGCCGGCGGCGGGCGCGTGGTTGCGAAGATCGTGCCGGGCGCGTTGCGTCCGGTCGAGATCCTCGAGCGCGGCGCGCGCATCGGGATCGGCGCCGAGGCGTTGATCGCCGCAGTGCCGGAGCATGTCGCGCTGCGCGAGATCACCCGCGTGGCCGATCGCTTCAAGCTGCGCCGCGAGGCGCTGTCGCACCGCGATCTGGGCAACCGCACCGGGCCAGGCAATGTGCTCAGCGTCCACGCCGAGTTCGAGCAGGTGTGCGAGCTGGCCACAGCACATGGCCAGCGCGGCGTGCCCGCGGAAGCTGTGGCCGACCAGGCCTGCGACGCGCTGCAGGCCTGGCTCGACAGCGGTGCGCCGGTGGGCGAGCATCTGGCCGACCAGTTGCTGTTGCCGCTTTGGTTAGCCGGTTCGGGCGGCTTTGTGACGGGTGCGGTGAGTGGGCATCTTGCATCCAATGCCGAGCTTATCAACCGCTTCGAAGGTCCGCAGGTGCGTATCGGTGGACTGGGAGCTGGCTTGCATCACGTGTCGGTTTCATGA